Within Bradysia coprophila strain Holo2 unplaced genomic scaffold, BU_Bcop_v1 contig_600, whole genome shotgun sequence, the genomic segment GAGGCTTGTAGCCTGTAGCGTCAGTAAATCACGTacaaaaaacaccctttttcgacttttggtggAAGTTCCACAGCCAATaaacaatattaaaattaaacgactgcgaTTTTCgactattggggccaagggcAATCTGGGCATGTAAACAAAGCGTCGCtaatagctccgacggagcctggttcactttcaaaaaaaatccctcttaCTGAATTTGCTATTGATTTCCCAAAACTGGACGCGAAAAGATGACATAAAAGCAATAATAGAAATTGAATATCTACTTTAAAATAAATCCTagattaaaaatctaatttagcTATTTTATCATGTCAATTTATCAAATACAATTAAAAATCTAACGAAACAAAAGTAAGTACCAACataaacttcaaatttttcgcGCGTCAAAATATGACAGTGGTCCTTAAcgcatgaaatgaaaaaaacgttGACGTACATCTCGATCATTATtccccgtagagtgtgtgtgcagtttgtatggaggttatttatgtctgtctgtctgtcggttctctaacttgagtaaaacacatccgatttctaaaattctttttttccggtttggtaatgtcaaaagacaggctaagttcgaagatgagtgactttggatcgacccctcccgagctgtggcccaataagtgctttatggtttttcgaagatatctccggacattcaaacgttacacttgtaagtgatacgtcaaataaaaggtatttacaaacgatcgacaaaaaaaaaagtttatggaaatcggatgaccgactcgtgagttagaccccttggtgtgaagcaggcacagggcggcaagcagtttttgcttgtaggtcggccacatttgaacatatttcgtctgttttagctttattagataggtaatgaccataccaatcagggaaaaaaaagtttttgaaattatgttctccggagcgtgtgctaggtctcttggagtaagctcttatctggctactcggccgtacagtgaacgtggagtattttgtcaatatctcgagtaaattttgaccgaatttcatgattttttattgtttgaaaggtattaacgaatgtagcgttcggaaaactcaggctaattttcaaaagcaaaatgaacaatagtctgaaacgtaaagtgttcgatacgtgtgtccttcctgtgctcacatatggagcggaaacgttaacgttaacaaaagcttccgaaaataaattaagagtggcacaaagagctatggaacgaagtatgcttggaattacgctcagagatagaatgacaaatcaatggattcgacagcaaacaaaagtcgttgatgtcatggaaagaatagcatctttaaagtggagctgggcgtgacatattgcaagaaggacggacgaacgttggaccaaaaagatcatgaactggagaccacctaaaacacgacctagaggtagaccaccagagagatggagtaatggtataaagagaattgcaggcgcaaattggcaacaagtggcaactaatcgtttggaatggaaaagaattggggaggcctacgtccagcagtggacagaaacaggctgaaaaagaagaagaagaacgaatgtaaagcgtcggtgctatttccggtctcctaacaaaatggcaaaacggcggccatattggattttattaaaagttatatatcttgggaaaaatggtacttagagagtttctgttaacatgtaaataattttttatgtgtgtggcgtttcagggattccatgtatggacatctatatatatctatattcacctatattgagctatatacaggcatatagagctatataatagcatattcatctgtgaaatgtttatttatagtgaaatataggtaaatatagcggtatagagctgtttaaataggaatttatgaaagttgacttcgtacggggctgtctatattgcctccggcaatttatttgtatatgctaacaaggcaaagaaagataatgtaagtgattttaaagggcgaatagcttttcagtagagaatgaagtaaaagaaatgaagagtttcacagtaaaggcttttgatacgaataggtgtttcgtacgggtcggcgttagctatgttctTTGTTGACTATCGATTTTAGAACTTTCCAAATTTGTCTTTGGTCATCATGTGCCCGGTCGAGCCTTCGTTGGTtgtattggaatttttttgtttggattgTAGTTTTGTATGTCTTACGAAAAGCTCTGAAATTCTGCCATAATGTTGCTGCATGAGCCATGTTGGGTGGATATTGTGCAAGTTTGTACAGCCGATTCTTTTCTTGTCGCATGTTTTCCAGCTCTTGATCAAAGAAATCTCGATGTGGATTAATATCcttcattttcttgaattgGGTTGTACTATTATGCATGTTATGTAGAAACCAGTTTGTTTTTTCAGTTACTGTCTTATTTTCAACATCGTCCCATGTGTCTTTCCATGTTTCAATTGATCGCCAAAGTGTTGCACAGTCGTAATTGTCCCAAATGGTAGCTTACGAGTTTTTAAGTAATATTGGTCTTTGTTACCATATAATACGATTTCCAGCATTCGATGATCACTAATTTGATCTTCTTCTAAAACATTGCACTTGAGTCATCGAATTTCCTTCAACTCTGGTCGGTTTATTAGTCAACTGTTTAAGTCCACTATGATCGGTAAAGTTTTGTAACCGCCTAGCGTACTATCATGTTTTAGCATGtatggaaaagttaaaatgttcgcctatatatagttggttgttcttttttcttttttaggtAAGTCGAACTAGCGTCACTAGCGATCGCTTCGGTTTATGATTTTGcggatttcatttatttttataaaaaagaaaccttTAACAAATGATCCGCTACTGGATCTGGAGCTATGCATACAATTCTAAGGATTTTGCGGATTGtcttttggatttttctttCGTAGAACTTTGAAGGATTTTTCTGATTATTTCTTTTGACTGACAAAGGATTATCTACGAACATTTGCCCCTTGATTGCACACCACTTAGAATTGTCTCCACATCTATCTCGGTACAACGGATTTTCGATACTTTATTATAGACCCAGCTGCTCTTCTATTTTAAGTTTGGTTGAGCGAAATCCCTTGCATTGTATCTGACTCTGAAATGATTTGAATTGATGAACCACTTTAAGCCAGACGATCGATATTTCGAACTCACAGAATAAAAGACAAATGGCAATGCTAAGATGATTCCAGCTATAACATCCCAGACATGATGGTAGTGCTCGGTAATTCTAGAAACGCTAGAAACTACAATCCAAATGCTACATACGAAATGAACAGCAGTCAGAGTGACgcgaaattttgcaaatctgGCTTCCAAATAGCGCATAAAGAAAACTGTAATGTATACAGAGGCCATTGCGTGACCACTTGGAAAACTTCGTCTAATTTCGAATAGAAGAAGTTCAGTTGTAACGGGATTCGTACATTCGTAGTCAGAGTCTATAAATTGTCCCACGGTACAGTTGACTGCCAGATCCGGTTGACAAAGTTGTAGAAACATTGGTCGTAGTCCTCCAACTAAGTTCTTTAACAATATgaggaaaatatttagaatcATTAATGTGGTGTAGTAATATACGATCCATTGTAGACATCTGACAGTAGTGCGCAAAAGTCTCTTTTTCAGATCAGTTCGGCCGTTTAAAGACTCAAGC encodes:
- the LOC119083391 gene encoding putative phosphatidate phosphatase, producing the protein MNVQRIAYFALEASVLIVIFVFWRMGDWIIPHTKIGFFCGDPSLSYPYKTASIPQEWLNISAYVCSVLIWVIELTLESLNGRTDLKKRLLRTTVRCLQWIVYYYTTLMILNIFLILLKNLVGGLRPMFLQLCQPDLAVNCTVGQFIDSDYECTNPVTTELLLFEIRRSFPSGHAMASVYITVFFMRYLEARFAKFRVTLTAVHFVCSIWIVVSSVSRITEHYHHVWDVIAGIILALPFVFYSSQIQCKGFRSTKLKIEEQLGL